The following are encoded in a window of Rissa tridactyla isolate bRisTri1 chromosome 3, bRisTri1.patW.cur.20221130, whole genome shotgun sequence genomic DNA:
- the LOC128907834 gene encoding interleukin-17A-like, with amino-acid sequence MSSPIPCASLFRPLLFMLLAALSASSCAYGKVIQPGLKPESLFKQAYAGCLTQKDSKFPQTVRVNISISSINQDTKTTLDISSRSLAPWDYRIDEDHNRFPQVIADAKCRLSRCVNLDGQLDHSVNSVPIKQEILVLRREQKGCHQTYRLEKKIITVGCTCVTPLIRHQA; translated from the exons ATGTCGTCTCCGATCCCTTGCGCTTCTCTG TTCAGACCACTGCTCTTCATGCTGCTGGCTGCGCTGTCAGCCAGCAGTTGTGCCTATGGGAAGGTGATACAGCCTGGACTCAAGCCAGAGAGCCTCTTCAAGCAAGCATATGCTGGATGCCTGACCCAAAAAGACTCCAAATTCCCTCAAACTGTGAGAGTCAACATAAGCATCAGCAGCATCAACCAGGACACCAAAACGACTCTTGATATCAGCAGCCGCTCTCTGGCTCCGTGGGATTACAG GATCGATGAGGACCACAACCGCTTCCCCCAGGTGATCGCTGACGCTAAGTGCCGCCTCTCCAGGTGTGTGAATTTGGACGGGCAGCTGGACCACAGCGTCAACTCCGTCCCCATCAAACAGGAGATCCTCGTCCTCCGGAGGGAGCAGAAGGGCTGCCACCAAACATACCGGTTGGAGAAGAAAATCATCACCGTGGGCTGCACGTGTGTCACCCCCTTGATCCGACACCAGGCTTAA